In a genomic window of beta proteobacterium MWH-UniP1:
- a CDS encoding efflux RND transporter periplasmic adaptor subunit, whose translation MNLSSFSTPRVLLFVVVAGGLVAASYFGLQLNSKNPAPKAASGPVVVETAQAKAIDLQDAITAIGTLRAAESVVIKSEVSGRIEKISFVDGSRVKKGDLLIAFDAAVQRAQVDQARAERDLAIAKLKRTQELFDKKFLSAAALDDAKATEQIVQARLALAQANFEKMSLRAPFDGVIGIRQVSVGDYIKEGVDLVNVEDVSSMKADFRVPEQVSGRLRVGQSVNLESDAYPGQRFPAKVTAIDPSVDAAGRSVLMRAVLKDASQRLKPGMFVRVRLVLETRPNAIVIPEESIVTLQGRLMIFKVIDGMAVSSSVKTGLRTAVDGKAVVEVLEGLSAGETVVTAGQIKIRGNNVPVKQAEVIGNDAAMKGPNATKDTPTPAKTGEAAKSAEPAKSSK comes from the coding sequence ATGAATCTCTCTTCTTTCTCAACACCCCGAGTCCTTCTGTTTGTGGTGGTCGCAGGGGGGCTGGTTGCAGCGAGTTATTTTGGCCTTCAGCTTAATTCAAAGAACCCAGCGCCCAAGGCCGCATCTGGCCCGGTCGTGGTCGAGACAGCCCAGGCCAAAGCCATTGATTTGCAAGATGCAATTACGGCAATCGGCACGCTACGTGCAGCCGAGTCGGTCGTGATCAAATCCGAGGTGTCGGGCCGAATCGAAAAGATTTCATTTGTCGATGGCTCCCGTGTGAAAAAAGGCGATCTCCTGATTGCATTCGACGCAGCGGTGCAGCGGGCCCAGGTGGATCAGGCCCGGGCCGAGCGCGATCTGGCCATTGCCAAGCTCAAGCGTACCCAGGAGCTCTTTGATAAGAAGTTTTTGTCTGCCGCTGCCTTGGATGATGCCAAGGCCACTGAGCAAATCGTGCAGGCTCGCCTGGCCCTGGCCCAGGCCAATTTTGAAAAGATGTCTCTGCGTGCCCCCTTCGATGGCGTGATCGGTATTCGTCAGGTCAGCGTGGGCGATTACATCAAAGAGGGTGTCGATCTCGTCAATGTGGAAGATGTCAGCTCGATGAAGGCTGATTTTCGGGTGCCAGAGCAGGTCTCGGGCCGGCTGCGTGTTGGCCAGTCTGTGAATCTCGAATCCGATGCGTATCCCGGCCAGCGTTTTCCCGCCAAAGTCACCGCCATTGATCCATCGGTCGATGCGGCCGGCCGTTCTGTGCTGATGCGGGCCGTGTTGAAAGATGCATCTCAGCGGCTCAAACCTGGCATGTTTGTTCGTGTGCGTTTGGTGCTAGAGACCCGACCGAATGCAATCGTGATTCCAGAAGAGTCGATCGTTACCCTGCAGGGCCGACTGATGATCTTCAAAGTAATTGATGGCATGGCGGTGTCGTCGTCAGTCAAGACAGGCCTGCGGACTGCTGTCGATGGCAAGGCTGTGGTGGAAGTGCTGGAGGGTCTGAGCGCGGGTGAGACCGTGGTGACCGCAGGCCAAATCAAAATTCGGGGCAACAACGTGCCGGTCAAGCAGGCCGAGGTGATCGGCAACGATGCCGCTATGAAGGGGCCCAACGCGACCAAAGATACCCCGACACCCGCGAAGACGGGCGAGGCTGCCAAGTCGGCTGAGCCTGCCAAGTCCTCGAAGTAA
- the dnaQ gene encoding DNA polymerase III subunit epsilon, translating into MRLIMLDTETTGLRVEEGHRLIEIGCIECVDRRVTEQHFHVYINPEREIDEGATQVHGMTWDQLKDKPRFADIVDDFLSFVQGAQIVIHNAEFDRGFLDEELKRIGRPPFAEHVDRIVDSLSHARDLHPGQRNSLDALCQRYDISNEHRVLHGALLDARLLADVYMAMTRGQESLIMLNEDDALSADQAPPIDVSRLIVRRATDHERQAHQAILADIDRVSSGKTIWPRET; encoded by the coding sequence ATGCGCCTGATCATGCTTGACACGGAGACCACCGGTCTGCGCGTGGAAGAGGGCCACCGGTTGATCGAGATTGGCTGCATTGAGTGTGTGGATCGGCGGGTGACCGAGCAACACTTCCACGTGTATATCAATCCTGAGCGTGAGATCGACGAAGGCGCCACACAGGTCCATGGCATGACGTGGGACCAGCTCAAAGACAAACCACGGTTTGCCGATATCGTCGACGACTTTTTGTCGTTTGTGCAGGGTGCACAGATTGTGATTCACAACGCCGAGTTTGATCGTGGTTTTCTCGATGAAGAACTCAAACGCATTGGCCGGCCACCCTTTGCAGAGCATGTGGATCGTATTGTCGATTCCCTGAGCCACGCACGTGATCTGCACCCGGGCCAGAGAAATTCTCTGGATGCTTTATGCCAGCGGTATGACATCAGCAATGAGCATCGGGTCCTGCACGGGGCCTTGCTCGACGCCAGGCTTTTGGCCGATGTGTATATGGCGATGACACGGGGCCAGGAGTCGTTAATCATGCTCAACGAAGACGATGCGCTTTCTGCTGACCAGGCGCCGCCCATCGATGTGAGCCGATTGATTGTTCGGCGTGCGACAGACCATGAACGGCAGGCCCATCAGGCTATTCTTGCTGACATTGACCGTGTCAGTTCTGGCAAGACCATCTGGCCGCGAGAGACATAA
- the argA gene encoding amino-acid N-acetyltransferase yields MNPKALGRVPAASAPSESSGVSVESVDFVSWLRSVAPYIHAFRNKTFVIGFPGELVKADRLESLAHDVALLAAMGMRIVLVHGSRPQVAEQLTLRQLESRYVDGMRITDKPSLECAKEASGELRLDIEAAFSAGLPNTPMGNARIRLISGNFVTARPVGIVNGVDFEHTGIVRKIETEAIRHALNSGALVLLSPLGFSPTGEVFNLAMEDVAASVAASLDADKLIFMAEETGVPSRDGERIAEISEDDAEALIARGSLHADATFTLQHALRACKGGVERAHIIPFERDGALLLELFTHDGIGAMVVEETLEALRPATIDDVAAIVSLIEPLEADGTFVTRGRAKIERDIDRFTVIEHDGVIFGCAALYSFPKSDMAELACLMVRPETQGAGDGERLLKSVEQQARHAGIKTLFVLTTRTAHWFLKRGFTLGNVDQLPTMRKEAYDWARKSQVLIKRL; encoded by the coding sequence ATGAACCCTAAAGCCCTTGGCCGTGTGCCCGCAGCTTCCGCCCCGAGTGAATCGTCGGGGGTCTCCGTGGAATCCGTCGACTTCGTGTCTTGGCTGCGATCCGTCGCACCCTATATCCATGCCTTTCGGAACAAGACCTTTGTCATTGGCTTTCCCGGCGAATTGGTGAAGGCCGACCGATTAGAGAGCCTGGCCCACGATGTGGCACTTCTTGCCGCCATGGGCATGCGCATCGTCTTGGTCCACGGCAGCCGGCCACAGGTCGCCGAACAGCTCACCTTGCGCCAGCTGGAAAGCCGCTATGTCGATGGCATGCGGATCACCGACAAGCCATCTCTGGAATGCGCCAAAGAGGCCTCGGGGGAATTGCGTCTGGATATCGAGGCTGCGTTTTCAGCAGGCCTGCCTAACACGCCGATGGGCAATGCTCGCATTCGGTTGATCAGCGGCAACTTTGTCACCGCCCGGCCCGTTGGTATTGTCAATGGTGTTGATTTTGAACACACCGGCATTGTTCGCAAGATTGAAACCGAGGCCATCCGGCATGCCCTCAATAGCGGTGCATTGGTGCTACTTTCCCCGCTTGGTTTTTCGCCAACCGGAGAGGTCTTCAATCTGGCCATGGAAGATGTGGCCGCAAGCGTTGCGGCTAGCCTAGATGCCGACAAATTAATTTTCATGGCCGAAGAGACTGGTGTTCCCAGCAGAGATGGCGAACGCATTGCCGAAATCTCGGAAGACGATGCCGAGGCGCTGATCGCACGGGGCAGCCTTCATGCCGATGCCACATTCACACTGCAACATGCGCTGCGTGCCTGCAAAGGTGGAGTTGAACGGGCCCACATCATTCCGTTTGAACGTGACGGCGCACTACTGCTTGAACTCTTTACCCATGACGGCATTGGCGCAATGGTCGTGGAAGAAACACTCGAGGCTTTGCGGCCGGCCACCATTGACGATGTGGCAGCGATTGTCTCGCTGATTGAACCACTCGAGGCCGACGGAACCTTTGTGACACGAGGCCGCGCCAAGATTGAACGGGATATTGATCGGTTTACGGTCATCGAACACGACGGCGTGATTTTCGGCTGCGCTGCCTTGTATTCGTTTCCAAAGTCGGACATGGCCGAGCTGGCCTGCCTGATGGTGCGGCCTGAAACCCAGGGCGCAGGTGACGGTGAGCGGCTATTAAAAAGTGTGGAACAACAGGCGCGGCATGCCGGTATCAAAACACTCTTTGTGCTCACCACCAGAACCGCCCACTGGTTTTTAAAACGCGGTTTTACCTTGGGCAATGTGGATCAGTTGCCCACCATGCGCAAAGAGGCCTATGACTGGGCCAGAAAATCTCAAGTTCTGATCAAACGGCTGTAA
- the rnhA gene encoding ribonuclease HI — protein MSKPAQINDKTVVIHTDGACKGNPGPGGWGALLEYGGVVKELFGGESDTTNNRMELTAVIEALRALKRDCDVRVVTDSQYVQKGVESWMDNWKRKNWKTSAGKPVANRDLWEALDRELQSHRVAWEWVKGHDGHSGNERADELANRGVESITLSTSHLQK, from the coding sequence ATGTCTAAGCCAGCGCAAATCAACGACAAGACCGTGGTGATTCACACCGATGGCGCATGTAAGGGTAATCCCGGCCCTGGTGGCTGGGGGGCCTTGCTCGAATACGGTGGCGTTGTGAAAGAGCTGTTCGGCGGTGAGTCGGACACCACCAATAATCGGATGGAGTTGACTGCCGTGATTGAGGCCCTGCGGGCCCTAAAGCGCGACTGTGATGTGCGCGTGGTGACCGACTCCCAATATGTCCAAAAGGGCGTGGAGTCCTGGATGGACAATTGGAAGCGAAAGAATTGGAAAACCTCAGCGGGCAAGCCCGTGGCCAACCGAGATCTCTGGGAAGCCTTGGACCGGGAACTCCAGAGCCACCGGGTGGCCTGGGAGTGGGTCAAGGGCCACGACGGCCATTCGGGCAATGAGCGGGCCGACGAGCTGGCCAATCGGGGCGTTGAATCGATTACGCTATCGACCTCTCACCTGCAAAAATAA
- a CDS encoding efflux RND transporter permease subunit: MVISEICIKRPVFATVLSLILVLIGAVSYTRLSVREYPRIDTPVVTVTTSYTGASAEVIETQVTKPLEDSIAGIDAVDVITSISRAEQSQITVTFRLEKDPDSAAADVRDRVSRVRAKLPRTVDEPVIAKVEADANPIIWLAFSSATRSALDVSDIANRIVKPRLQVLPGAADVRINGERKYAMRVWIDRDRLAGYGLTPADVEAAIGQQNIELPAGRVESQRREFTVTARTDLNSPKEFADIIVKQASGFPVRIRDIGRVEVDAASVRSSVRFNGESAVAIGVIRQATANPLTLAQAVRALVPMLNEELRAEGVQVNISYDSTVFIDRSISAVFTTIMEAILLVAVVIFFFLRSLRAAIIPLVTIPVSLIGAFTIMLVAGFSINTLTLLALVLAIGLVVDDAIVVLENIYRHIEDGMKPIQAAFQGAKEIGFAVVAMTLTLAAVYAPVAFTTGRIGRLFIEFALTLAGAVIVSGFVALTLSPMMCSKLLRHEEKHGRFYNWIENFLNGMTEGYRNALDWALNRLKMVTLVFVLVASASGVLFSIMKQELSPIEDRGVIFTALSGPDGASLDYTEAYAKRIEDIGRSVPEIDRIFVVSGNPTVDQAVAFLRTKDWNERDRKTLDIIKEIQPKMAAIPGVLAFPNAPPSLGQSARERPVGFVVTSSDSYESMARTVGLIVADATRNPGFVGVDTDLRLNKPELNITVNRDRAADMGVSIDAIGRAVETMMGGRQVTRFKRQGDQYDVIVQLEATERNTPDDINKIFVRNRANQMVPLAALVDVKETIAPRQLNHFGQRRSVTISANLAPGYTQGEALKFLEASAAKHLTAGYATDLSGSMREFVRASGSLGVTFVLALLFIYLVLAAQFESFKDPLLIMLTVPLSMTGALLALQATGGTLNVYSQIGLITLVGLITKHGILIVEFTNQLMAQGKALRDAVVEASVLRLRPILMTTGAMVLGAVPLALARGAGAESRAQIGWVIVGGMTLGTLLTLFVLPAVILIADRFRARRLHAPDHA, translated from the coding sequence ATGGTTATCTCTGAAATCTGTATCAAGCGGCCGGTCTTTGCCACCGTGCTGTCTTTGATTTTGGTGCTCATTGGTGCGGTGTCGTACACCCGACTATCGGTGCGGGAGTACCCGCGTATTGACACGCCGGTGGTCACGGTCACCACCAGCTACACGGGTGCATCGGCCGAAGTGATCGAAACGCAGGTCACCAAGCCTTTGGAAGATTCCATTGCTGGTATTGATGCAGTCGATGTGATTACGTCGATCTCTCGGGCAGAGCAGTCACAAATCACAGTCACCTTTCGCTTAGAAAAAGATCCAGACTCGGCTGCAGCCGATGTGCGCGACCGTGTCTCGCGGGTGCGAGCCAAACTGCCACGCACGGTCGACGAACCCGTCATTGCCAAAGTCGAGGCAGATGCCAACCCAATTATCTGGCTTGCCTTTTCGAGTGCTACCCGTTCTGCGCTGGATGTGAGTGACATTGCCAATCGCATCGTGAAGCCAAGGCTTCAGGTCTTGCCGGGTGCGGCAGATGTGCGCATCAATGGCGAGCGCAAATATGCTATGCGGGTCTGGATTGATCGTGACCGCTTAGCGGGCTATGGGCTGACACCTGCCGATGTCGAGGCGGCGATTGGGCAGCAAAACATTGAACTGCCCGCAGGCCGTGTCGAGAGTCAGCGGCGAGAATTCACCGTCACGGCCAGAACTGACTTAAACAGCCCAAAGGAATTTGCCGACATTATTGTGAAGCAGGCGTCGGGCTTTCCGGTGCGGATACGGGATATTGGCCGTGTTGAAGTGGATGCAGCAAGTGTCCGCAGCAGCGTACGGTTTAATGGTGAAAGCGCTGTGGCCATTGGTGTGATCCGGCAGGCCACGGCCAATCCCTTAACACTGGCGCAGGCCGTCAGGGCCCTGGTGCCAATGCTGAATGAAGAATTGCGCGCCGAGGGCGTGCAGGTCAATATCAGTTACGACTCCACCGTTTTTATCGACCGATCCATTTCAGCAGTGTTTACCACCATCATGGAAGCGATCTTGTTGGTGGCAGTGGTGATTTTCTTTTTCCTGCGTTCGCTGCGTGCGGCCATCATCCCGCTGGTGACCATTCCTGTTTCTCTGATTGGCGCATTTACCATCATGTTGGTGGCAGGCTTTTCAATCAACACGCTCACGCTCTTGGCGCTTGTTTTGGCTATTGGCCTTGTGGTCGATGATGCCATTGTGGTTTTGGAAAATATTTATCGTCATATTGAAGACGGCATGAAGCCCATACAGGCTGCCTTCCAGGGTGCCAAAGAGATTGGCTTTGCGGTGGTGGCCATGACCTTAACGCTTGCTGCTGTCTATGCGCCGGTGGCCTTTACCACTGGCCGAATTGGCCGGCTCTTTATCGAATTCGCATTAACACTGGCCGGTGCGGTGATCGTGTCGGGATTTGTCGCGCTGACCTTGTCGCCGATGATGTGCTCGAAGTTATTGCGGCACGAGGAAAAGCATGGCCGTTTTTATAATTGGATTGAAAACTTTTTAAACGGCATGACCGAGGGTTACCGAAACGCATTGGATTGGGCGCTCAATCGACTAAAAATGGTGACCCTGGTTTTTGTGTTGGTGGCCAGCGCCAGTGGTGTGCTGTTTTCCATCATGAAGCAAGAACTCTCGCCAATAGAAGACCGCGGCGTGATTTTCACGGCCTTAAGTGGCCCCGATGGTGCTTCCCTGGATTACACCGAGGCGTATGCCAAACGCATCGAAGACATTGGCCGTTCGGTGCCCGAAATAGACCGAATTTTTGTGGTCTCAGGCAATCCAACCGTTGATCAGGCGGTGGCCTTTCTTCGCACCAAAGACTGGAACGAACGTGATCGCAAGACGTTGGACATCATCAAAGAGATTCAGCCGAAGATGGCAGCAATTCCTGGTGTATTGGCCTTTCCCAACGCCCCGCCATCACTTGGACAGTCGGCTCGCGAGCGGCCAGTGGGCTTTGTGGTGACGTCATCCGACTCGTATGAGTCGATGGCGAGAACTGTGGGCTTGATTGTGGCCGATGCCACCCGTAACCCCGGCTTTGTGGGCGTAGACACCGATCTTCGACTCAATAAGCCAGAGTTGAATATCACAGTGAATCGTGATCGTGCTGCCGATATGGGGGTGTCAATCGATGCCATTGGCCGAGCTGTCGAGACCATGATGGGTGGCCGGCAGGTGACGCGGTTTAAGCGACAGGGCGACCAATACGATGTGATTGTTCAGTTGGAAGCGACAGAGCGCAACACGCCTGATGACATCAATAAGATTTTTGTTCGCAACCGGGCCAATCAGATGGTGCCGCTTGCTGCCCTGGTGGATGTCAAGGAAACCATTGCCCCCCGTCAGTTGAATCACTTCGGCCAGCGCCGTTCGGTCACCATTTCGGCAAACCTGGCGCCCGGTTACACCCAGGGCGAGGCCCTGAAGTTTTTAGAGGCCTCGGCGGCCAAGCATTTAACTGCCGGCTATGCCACCGACTTGTCGGGTTCGATGCGCGAGTTCGTGCGGGCGTCGGGAAGTCTTGGGGTAACCTTTGTCTTGGCCTTGCTGTTTATCTATCTGGTCTTGGCGGCCCAGTTCGAATCGTTTAAAGACCCCTTGCTGATCATGTTGACCGTGCCTTTGTCGATGACTGGCGCACTTCTGGCCTTGCAAGCCACTGGCGGGACATTAAATGTCTACAGTCAGATTGGCCTGATTACCCTTGTGGGTCTCATTACCAAGCACGGCATTTTGATTGTTGAGTTCACCAATCAGTTGATGGCCCAGGGCAAGGCCCTGCGTGATGCCGTGGTGGAGGCTTCGGTGCTGCGGCTGCGCCCGATTCTGATGACCACGGGTGCCATGGTGCTGGGTGCTGTGCCGCTCGCCTTGGCCCGGGGGGCGGGTGCCGAGAGTCGTGCCCAGATCGGATGGGTGATTGTTGGCGGCATGACCTTGGGCACACTGCTAACTTTATTTGTATTGCCGGCGGTGATTCTGATTGCCGACCGTTTTAGAGCAAGGAGATTGCATGCGCCTGATCATGCTTGA
- the gloB gene encoding hydroxyacylglutathione hydrolase has translation MISAVPAFQDNYIWIIQNPTTASATVVDPGDAGPVIAHLQANGLQLEAILITHHHADHCGGVEGLSEYAFATDPSAPVQVIGPSDEPIPSITHRVKENDQVHLPQTGISFRVMDVPGHTAGHVAYFNEISPSGPILFSGDTLFAAGCGRLFEGTALQMWSSLQKLAALPEETLVFCAHEYTLGNLKFAAHFFPSDSPIQQRLQRVQLQRQRQEPTVPSTIGLELQTNPFLRCKDADAFATMRKQKDSFRG, from the coding sequence GTGATTTCTGCGGTTCCGGCATTTCAGGATAACTATATCTGGATCATCCAAAATCCGACTACGGCCAGCGCTACCGTGGTCGACCCAGGCGATGCGGGCCCGGTGATTGCCCACCTTCAGGCCAATGGCCTGCAGCTTGAGGCGATTTTGATCACCCACCACCATGCCGATCACTGTGGCGGCGTTGAGGGCCTGTCCGAGTACGCCTTTGCCACGGACCCAAGTGCGCCTGTGCAAGTGATTGGGCCAAGCGATGAGCCCATCCCCAGCATCACCCATCGCGTCAAAGAAAATGATCAGGTCCATCTCCCCCAAACAGGGATCAGCTTTCGGGTGATGGATGTCCCCGGGCACACCGCAGGCCACGTGGCTTACTTCAACGAAATAAGCCCGTCCGGCCCAATACTCTTTAGTGGCGACACCTTGTTTGCCGCCGGTTGTGGCCGGCTCTTTGAGGGCACTGCGTTACAGATGTGGTCGTCCTTGCAAAAACTTGCTGCACTGCCCGAAGAAACGCTGGTGTTTTGTGCCCATGAATACACGCTGGGCAATCTGAAATTCGCAGCACATTTTTTTCCGAGCGACAGCCCCATTCAGCAACGATTACAGCGCGTGCAGCTTCAACGTCAGCGGCAAGAGCCCACCGTACCGTCAACGATTGGATTGGAGCTACAGACCAATCCGTTTTTGCGATGCAAAGATGCAGACGCCTTTGCCACAATGCGAAAACAAAAAGACAGCTTTCGCGGATAA
- a CDS encoding class I SAM-dependent methyltransferase, protein MPEPQKSLANPFLHWDAWSQTPLGKKLLAEEQAWLDATLQDVFGYHAAQISPEPLDALRTNRMSCRAKMVWPKAGAAHQVESPVPCEPELSQQCCFVGSTHDLPFATESLDLLVLAHTLEVTQDPHHLLREAHRVLIPEGKLVITGFNPWSLWRLRKSCRSVNLFPPAGHQWFSLPRLKDWLSLLNFDLGAGGASAYGAYVPPLDSDKWLDRMRWMDPAGRRWWPMAGGTYFLMSVKRVHHIRLIGPNWRDRKALAGRRAAAAPSVRISQQRGADV, encoded by the coding sequence ATGCCGGAACCGCAGAAATCACTCGCCAATCCTTTCCTTCACTGGGATGCCTGGAGTCAGACTCCGCTGGGCAAAAAATTGCTTGCCGAAGAGCAAGCCTGGTTAGATGCGACCCTGCAAGATGTGTTTGGCTATCACGCCGCCCAGATTAGCCCTGAGCCACTTGATGCGCTCAGAACGAATCGTATGTCATGCCGGGCAAAAATGGTCTGGCCCAAGGCTGGCGCAGCGCACCAAGTCGAATCACCAGTGCCGTGTGAACCAGAGCTTAGTCAGCAGTGCTGCTTTGTTGGTTCCACCCATGATCTTCCGTTTGCCACCGAGAGCCTGGATCTTTTGGTGCTGGCCCATACGCTCGAGGTTACCCAAGACCCGCATCATCTGCTGCGAGAAGCCCATCGGGTGCTGATTCCCGAGGGCAAGCTGGTCATCACGGGGTTTAATCCCTGGAGTCTCTGGCGGCTTCGAAAATCATGCCGATCCGTGAACCTGTTTCCGCCAGCGGGCCATCAATGGTTTTCGTTGCCGCGATTAAAAGATTGGCTCAGCCTTCTTAACTTTGATTTGGGTGCGGGTGGCGCGAGTGCTTATGGGGCCTATGTTCCGCCGCTCGATTCTGACAAGTGGCTTGATCGGATGCGTTGGATGGACCCAGCGGGCCGGCGATGGTGGCCAATGGCAGGTGGCACCTACTTTCTGATGTCGGTCAAACGCGTCCATCACATTCGTCTCATTGGGCCGAACTGGCGAGACCGAAAGGCACTTGCGGGAAGACGGGCAGCTGCTGCACCGTCGGTCCGAATTTCTCAGCAAAGGGGGGCTGATGTCTAA
- a CDS encoding BLUF domain-containing protein, with translation MTPLSTIVYHSKASVDFTELDLLYLLAGSRARNRDEGVTGILVYDRGAFFQWIEGPNLPLQRVWNSIRKDPRHHDIQVLADTSIPIRLFQDWHMQFAHRDCKAADHIEGLIQTSDQVMDRLHESPNEAPMILAEFSEIGGGPFSRLFAPKNK, from the coding sequence GTGACCCCCTTATCGACCATTGTTTACCACAGCAAGGCCTCTGTTGATTTCACAGAGTTAGATCTCTTGTACTTGCTGGCGGGCTCTCGCGCACGCAATCGTGATGAGGGCGTGACCGGTATCTTGGTCTATGACCGTGGTGCATTTTTCCAGTGGATCGAGGGGCCGAATCTCCCGCTGCAGCGTGTTTGGAATTCGATTCGTAAAGACCCACGGCATCACGATATTCAGGTCTTGGCCGACACATCCATTCCTATTCGTTTGTTCCAAGATTGGCACATGCAGTTTGCCCACCGCGACTGCAAGGCCGCCGATCATATCGAGGGGTTGATTCAGACATCGGATCAGGTCATGGATCGACTGCACGAATCGCCCAATGAAGCGCCAATGATTCTTGCTGAGTTCAGCGAGATCGGTGGCGGGCCGTTTTCACGACTCTTCGCTCCGAAAAACAAATAG